In a single window of the Tachyglossus aculeatus isolate mTacAcu1 chromosome 14, mTacAcu1.pri, whole genome shotgun sequence genome:
- the CFL2 gene encoding cofilin-2, producing MASGVSVNDEVIKVFNDMKVRKSSTPEEIKKRKKAVLFCLSDDKKQIIVEEAKQILVGDIGDTVEDPYTSFVKLLPLNDCRYALYDATYETKESKKEDLVFIFWAPESAPLKSKMIYASSKDAIKKKFTGIKHEWQVNGLDDIKDRSTLGEKLGGNVVVSLEGKPL from the exons ATG GCTTCCGGAGTATCAGTGAATGATGAAGTCATCAAGGTTTTTAATGACATGAAAGTAAGGAAATCTTCTACACCGGAGGAGatcaaaaagagaaagaaagcggTTCTCTTCTGTTTAAGTGATGACAAAAAACAAATAATTGTAGAGGAAGCAAAGCAGATCTTGGTGGGTGACATTGGTGATACGGTAGAGGACCCCTACACATCCTTTGTGAAGTTGCTACCTCTGAATGATTGCCGATATGCTTTGTATGATGCCACATACGAGACAAAAGAGTCTAAGAAAGAAGACCTAGTATTTATATTCTG GGCTCCTGAAAGCGCTCCTTTAAAAAGCAAGATGATTTATGCTAGCTCTaaagatgccattaaaaagaaatttaCAG GTATTAAACACGAGTGGCAGGTAAACGGGCTGGACGACATTAAGGACCGTTCAACGCTCGGCGAGAAACTGGGAGGCAACGTTGTAGTTTCACTTGAAGGAAAACCCTTATAA